One part of the uncultured Bacteroides sp. genome encodes these proteins:
- a CDS encoding DNA translocase FtsK 4TM domain-containing protein, which produces MAKKKTDKSPAMESASTNNLTKTFHNETFHFIIGLMMVIFSVYLLLAFTSFFFTGAADQSILDNPNPDQLSSINNHIRNYAGSRGAQMANFLINECFGVSSYFILLFLAIVGMKLMRVRNFRVWKWFIGCSLLLIWFSVFFGFVFMDNYKDSFIYLGGLHGYNVSNWLVSQIGVPGISLLLLATALCFLIYLSTQTIIYIRHALQLNFRKKKEKEEALATEDDTLEFTNPEPKTVNFKLDRSFEQKAVSKPIEAITPAPVEEAPVEDWVKSNIVNEEEIEYPEPTEENEEETEDKEPEFKIESAKSSDDETYDASILGKYNPTLDLENYRHPGLDLMKRYDNNEPAINMEEQTANKDKIISTLRSFGIEISSIKATVGSTVTLYEITPEAGVRISKIRGLEDDIALSLSALGIRIIAPIPGKGTIGIEVPNSNPKIVSMHSIISSRKFQESTFDLPIAFGKTITNEIFMVDLCKMPHVLVAGATGQGKSVGLNAIITSLLYKKHPAELKFVLIDPKKVEFSIYSTVEKHFLAKLPDGEEAIITDFTKVVHTLNSLCIEMDTRYDLLKKAHTRNIKEYNEKFINRRLNPEKGHKFMPYIVVIIDEFGDLIMTAGKEVELPIARIAQLARAVGIHMIIATQRPTTNIITGTIKANFPARVAFRVSSMMDSRTILDRPGANQLIGRGDMLFLQGSDPVRVQCAFVDTPEVEKITDYISRQQGYTTAFYLPEYVGEESESTVGDVDMNRLDPMFDDAARLVVIHQQGSTSLIQRKFSIGYNRAGRIMDQLEKAGIVGPSEGSKARQVMCIDETDLEMRLGNLRQ; this is translated from the coding sequence ATGGCAAAGAAAAAAACAGATAAGAGTCCGGCAATGGAGTCCGCTTCCACCAATAATTTAACAAAAACCTTTCATAATGAGACTTTTCATTTTATTATTGGTTTAATGATGGTGATTTTTTCAGTCTATTTACTACTGGCTTTTACTTCCTTCTTTTTTACCGGAGCAGCCGATCAAAGTATTTTAGACAATCCTAATCCAGACCAGTTATCGTCGATTAATAATCACATAAGAAATTATGCAGGTTCGAGAGGTGCTCAGATGGCAAATTTCTTAATTAATGAATGCTTTGGAGTCTCATCTTACTTTATACTGTTATTTCTGGCCATTGTTGGTATGAAATTGATGCGAGTACGTAATTTCCGTGTTTGGAAATGGTTTATTGGCTGTTCTCTGCTACTTATATGGTTTTCAGTATTCTTTGGATTTGTATTCATGGACAACTATAAAGACAGCTTTATTTACCTTGGAGGATTACATGGATACAACGTTAGCAATTGGTTGGTTTCACAAATAGGTGTTCCGGGTATATCTTTGCTTCTTTTAGCTACTGCTCTTTGCTTTCTTATTTATCTGAGCACACAGACTATAATCTATATCAGACATGCACTTCAACTTAATTTCAGAAAGAAAAAAGAGAAAGAAGAAGCTTTGGCAACAGAAGATGATACTCTGGAATTCACCAATCCTGAACCTAAAACTGTAAACTTCAAACTAGACCGTAGTTTTGAACAGAAAGCAGTATCTAAGCCTATAGAAGCTATAACTCCTGCACCTGTTGAAGAAGCACCTGTTGAGGATTGGGTAAAATCAAACATAGTAAATGAAGAGGAAATAGAATATCCAGAGCCTACAGAAGAAAATGAGGAGGAAACCGAAGATAAAGAACCGGAATTCAAAATAGAATCTGCAAAATCCAGTGATGATGAAACTTATGATGCCTCTATTTTAGGAAAGTATAATCCTACACTCGATTTGGAGAACTACCGTCATCCGGGTCTGGACTTGATGAAGCGGTACGATAACAATGAGCCTGCCATTAATATGGAAGAACAGACTGCCAACAAAGATAAGATTATCAGTACGCTAAGAAGTTTTGGTATTGAAATAAGTTCAATTAAAGCGACTGTAGGTTCTACTGTTACTTTATACGAAATTACCCCTGAAGCCGGCGTACGTATTTCCAAAATTCGCGGGTTGGAAGATGATATCGCTCTTAGTCTTTCTGCTTTAGGTATTCGTATCATTGCACCAATTCCGGGAAAAGGAACTATTGGTATTGAAGTTCCAAACTCCAATCCAAAGATTGTTTCCATGCATTCAATCATTTCATCCAGAAAGTTTCAGGAATCCACATTTGATCTCCCTATTGCATTTGGTAAAACCATTACCAATGAGATTTTCATGGTGGATCTTTGTAAGATGCCTCACGTACTTGTGGCCGGAGCTACCGGACAGGGTAAATCTGTGGGATTAAATGCTATTATTACATCATTACTCTACAAGAAGCATCCTGCTGAACTGAAATTTGTTTTGATTGACCCTAAGAAAGTAGAATTTAGTATTTACTCAACTGTAGAGAAACATTTTCTGGCAAAATTACCTGATGGCGAAGAGGCTATTATTACTGACTTCACCAAGGTTGTACATACGCTGAATTCTCTTTGTATTGAGATGGATACCCGCTACGACCTGCTTAAAAAGGCTCATACTCGTAACATTAAGGAATATAACGAGAAGTTTATTAATCGTAGACTAAATCCAGAAAAGGGACATAAGTTTATGCCATATATTGTTGTGATTATAGATGAGTTTGGTGACTTGATTATGACTGCCGGAAAAGAAGTAGAACTTCCAATTGCACGTATTGCTCAGTTGGCACGTGCCGTAGGTATTCACATGATTATTGCCACTCAACGTCCTACTACAAATATTATCACCGGTACAATTAAAGCCAACTTCCCGGCTCGTGTTGCTTTCCGTGTGTCGTCCATGATGGACTCTCGTACAATTCTCGACCGTCCGGGAGCTAATCAGCTGATTGGTCGCGGGGATATGCTTTTCTTACAAGGAAGTGATCCGGTTCGTGTTCAATGTGCATTCGTTGATACTCCTGAAGTAGAAAAAATCACTGATTATATTTCTCGTCAGCAAGGATACACTACAGCATTCTACTTGCCTGAATATGTAGGAGAAGAGAGTGAAAGTACTGTTGGAGATGTTGATATGAATCGTCTCGATCCAATGTTCGATGATGCAGCCCGATTGGTTGTTATTCACCAGCAAGGTTCTACATCACTCATACAACGAAAATTCTCTATCGGATATAATCGTGCCGGCAGAATAATGGATCAATTGGAGAAAGCTGGAATTGTTGGTCCGTCAGAGGGAAGTAAAGCCCGCCAGGTTATGTGCATTGACGAAACTGACTTGGAAATGCGATTGGGTAACCTGAGACAATAA
- the trxB gene encoding thioredoxin-disulfide reductase has protein sequence MENIERTRCLIIGSGPAGYTAAIYAGRANLSPILYEGLQPGGQLTTTTDVENFPGYPDGVDGSQLMDDLRRQAARFGADIRSGLATAADLSKAPYKITIEGEKVIEADTIIIATGATAKYLGLEDEKKYAGMGVSACATCDGFFYRKKVVAVVGGGDTACEEAIYLAGLAKKVYLIVRKSFLRASKIMQERVLNHEKIEVLFEHNTLGLFGENGVEGAHVVKHMGEADEERYDITIDGFFLAIGHKPNSEIFSPYLDTDPVGYIITEGDTPRTKVPGVFAAGDVADPVYRQATTAAGSGCKAAIEAERYLAEHKL, from the coding sequence ATGGAAAATATAGAAAGAACAAGATGCCTGATTATCGGTTCAGGACCGGCAGGATATACAGCAGCAATTTATGCTGGAAGAGCAAACTTATCTCCTATCTTATATGAAGGATTACAACCCGGAGGACAGCTAACAACCACAACAGATGTTGAAAACTTCCCTGGTTACCCGGATGGAGTAGATGGTAGTCAGCTTATGGATGACTTAAGAAGACAAGCTGCTCGTTTTGGAGCCGACATCAGAAGTGGATTGGCTACTGCTGCCGACCTCAGCAAAGCTCCTTACAAGATTACAATTGAAGGTGAAAAAGTTATCGAAGCAGATACTATCATTATTGCTACAGGTGCCACTGCTAAATACCTGGGACTGGAAGATGAAAAAAAATATGCCGGAATGGGTGTTAGTGCATGCGCTACATGTGATGGATTCTTTTACCGAAAAAAAGTCGTTGCAGTAGTTGGTGGAGGTGACACAGCTTGTGAAGAAGCCATCTATTTAGCAGGATTGGCTAAGAAAGTATATCTGATAGTTCGTAAGTCATTCCTGAGAGCATCTAAAATTATGCAGGAGCGTGTATTAAATCACGAAAAAATAGAAGTTCTTTTCGAGCACAACACTTTAGGCCTTTTCGGAGAAAACGGAGTAGAAGGTGCACATGTTGTAAAACACATGGGAGAAGCAGATGAAGAACGTTATGACATAACTATTGACGGTTTCTTTTTAGCAATTGGTCACAAGCCAAACTCTGAAATATTCTCTCCTTATCTTGATACTGATCCTGTTGGATACATTATTACAGAAGGCGATACTCCGCGTACTAAAGTTCCAGGAGTATTCGCAGCCGGAGATGTAGCCGATCCTGTTTACCGACAAGCTACAACAGCTGCCGGAAGCGGATGTAAAGCTGCGATTGAAGCAGAGCGTTATTTAGCTGAGCATAAATTATAA
- a CDS encoding 16S rRNA (uracil(1498)-N(3))-methyltransferase, producing MHVFYTPDILVKNELPDEEAQHCLRVLRLSQGDEIMLTDGKGFFYKAEISLATGKKCFVSIIETIPQEKFWPCHLHIAMAPTKNMDRNEWFAEKATEIGFDELTFLNCRFSERKVIKAERIEKILVSAIKQSLKANLPVLNEMTDFNKFVSRDLPGQKFIAHCYEGEKPLLKDVLRKGEDAVVLIGPEGDFSPEEVEKALSKGFQPISLGKSRLRTETAALVACHTMNLMNQ from the coding sequence ATGCATGTATTTTATACTCCTGACATTTTAGTCAAAAATGAGCTACCTGATGAAGAAGCTCAACACTGTCTGCGCGTATTACGATTGTCTCAAGGTGATGAGATTATGTTGACTGATGGAAAAGGCTTTTTTTATAAAGCCGAAATCAGTTTGGCGACAGGAAAGAAATGTTTTGTATCTATCATAGAAACAATTCCACAAGAGAAATTCTGGCCGTGCCATTTGCACATTGCTATGGCTCCCACTAAAAACATGGATCGTAATGAATGGTTTGCAGAGAAAGCTACCGAGATAGGTTTTGATGAACTGACTTTTCTTAACTGTCGTTTTTCGGAAAGGAAAGTGATAAAGGCGGAACGGATTGAAAAAATTCTTGTTTCTGCTATTAAACAGTCGCTCAAAGCAAACCTCCCCGTTTTAAATGAAATGACTGATTTCAATAAATTTGTTTCCCGTGATTTACCCGGACAGAAGTTTATTGCACATTGTTACGAGGGTGAGAAACCTTTATTGAAAGATGTTCTCCGAAAGGGAGAAGATGCAGTAGTACTGATTGGTCCGGAAGGGGACTTTAGTCCGGAAGAAGTAGAAAAAGCGCTTTCAAAAGGTTTCCAGCCAATCAGTCTTGGAAAATCCCGGTTGCGTACTGAAACTGCAGCACTTGTGGCGTGCCATACTATGAATCTGATGAATCAATAA
- a CDS encoding ATP-binding cassette domain-containing protein: MNNINLLQTLPNVFAERESIVSEVWKKNLEFCKGEIYLIEADSGTGKSSLCSYIYGYRNDYQGTFNFDKENIRNLSVSKWVDVRKQSLSMLFQELRLFSELTALENIQLKNSLTGYKSKKEIETLFEAMGIDDKYNSKVGKLSFGQQQRVAFIRSLCQPFDFIFLDEPISHLDETNGQIMGDLLMQEVKKQGAGVIVTSIGKHIELNYNKIFKL, encoded by the coding sequence ATGAATAACATTAACTTACTGCAAACTCTACCTAATGTGTTTGCCGAACGCGAATCAATTGTTTCGGAAGTCTGGAAAAAAAATCTGGAGTTCTGCAAAGGAGAAATTTATCTGATAGAAGCGGATTCAGGTACAGGTAAGTCTTCGCTTTGTAGTTATATCTATGGCTATCGGAACGATTATCAGGGAACTTTTAATTTTGATAAAGAGAACATCCGGAATCTTTCTGTTTCTAAATGGGTAGATGTCAGAAAGCAATCTTTGAGTATGCTTTTTCAGGAACTGAGACTTTTTTCAGAACTCACAGCACTGGAGAATATTCAGTTAAAAAATAGCCTTACCGGCTATAAATCTAAAAAAGAGATTGAAACTTTGTTTGAAGCTATGGGAATAGATGATAAATATAATTCCAAAGTAGGCAAACTATCTTTCGGACAACAACAGCGCGTGGCGTTTATCCGATCCCTTTGTCAGCCTTTCGATTTTATATTCCTCGATGAACCAATCAGTCACCTTGACGAAACCAACGGTCAGATTATGGGTGATCTTTTGATGCAGGAAGTGAAAAAGCAGGGAGCAGGCGTTATTGTAACGTCTATTGGTAAACATATTGAGTTGAACTACAATAAAATATTTAAGCTATGA
- a CDS encoding LolA-like putative outer membrane lipoprotein chaperone: MKKYIITLLISALILPCFAQKDAQAKKILDETSAAFAKAGGIKATFRIKSGGNQINGVLQLKNKKFFLDTNDATTWFDGKTQWSYLKHSEEVNISSPTEDELQSMNPYALLNIYKNGYNYKLNGVVGNNYKITLTPENKKKAFSRVVLLISKSNYQPQLITLEQPNNNSVITITSYKTKQSYSDSLFQFNKKKYPNAEIIDLR, encoded by the coding sequence ATGAAAAAGTATATCATTACATTGCTTATTAGTGCTTTGATCTTGCCTTGCTTTGCGCAAAAAGATGCACAAGCTAAAAAGATTCTGGACGAAACATCTGCTGCATTTGCTAAAGCAGGAGGTATAAAAGCTACCTTCAGAATTAAATCCGGAGGTAATCAGATAAATGGTGTACTGCAGTTAAAGAATAAAAAGTTCTTTTTAGACACAAATGATGCTACAACCTGGTTTGATGGAAAAACTCAATGGAGCTATCTAAAGCATAGTGAAGAAGTAAACATTAGCTCACCTACTGAAGATGAACTGCAAAGCATGAATCCTTATGCCTTACTTAATATTTATAAAAATGGATATAATTATAAATTAAATGGCGTAGTTGGGAACAATTACAAAATAACTCTGACTCCGGAAAACAAGAAAAAAGCATTTTCACGTGTTGTCCTGTTAATCTCAAAAAGTAATTATCAACCTCAGCTTATTACTTTAGAACAGCCTAACAACAATAGTGTAATTACTATTACAAGCTATAAAACAAAACAATCATACTCTGACTCTTTGTTTCAGTTTAATAAAAAGAAATATCCAAATGCAGAAATTATTGACTTAAGATAA
- a CDS encoding class I SAM-dependent rRNA methyltransferase encodes MAYKKVYLKSGKEESLKRFHPWIFSGAISRFEGEPEEGEIVDVYTSKKEFIALGHFQVGSIAVRVLSFKQEEVNHDFWVKKFEVAYDLRKGIGLAGNPTNNTYRLVHGEGDNLPGLIIDVYAKTAVMQAHSVGMHVYRMEIASALSQVMGDAIENIYYKSETTLPFKADLGQENGFIKGGSSDNIAQEYGLKFHVDWLKGQKTGFFVDQRENRALLERYAKDRSVLNMFCYTGGFSFYAMRGGANLVHSVDSSAKAIDLTNKNVELNFPGDARHTAYAEDAFKYLDRMGDQYDLIILDPPAFAKHRAALHNALQGYKKLNAKAFEKIKPGGILFTFSCSQVVTKDNFRTAVFTAAAMSGRSVRILHQLTQPADHPVNIYHPEGEYLKGLVLYVE; translated from the coding sequence ATGGCTTACAAAAAAGTTTATCTGAAATCGGGGAAAGAAGAATCGCTGAAGCGTTTCCATCCCTGGATTTTTTCAGGAGCAATTAGTCGCTTCGAGGGAGAACCAGAAGAGGGTGAAATTGTAGATGTGTATACTTCAAAAAAGGAGTTTATTGCTTTAGGACACTTCCAGGTGGGAAGTATCGCAGTAAGGGTTCTTTCTTTTAAACAAGAAGAGGTAAACCATGATTTCTGGGTTAAGAAATTTGAAGTTGCTTACGACTTACGAAAAGGTATAGGGTTGGCTGGTAACCCTACCAATAATACATACAGACTGGTTCATGGTGAAGGTGATAATCTTCCAGGATTAATCATTGATGTTTATGCCAAAACAGCTGTTATGCAAGCTCATTCAGTAGGAATGCACGTTTACCGTATGGAAATAGCCAGTGCTCTTTCTCAAGTAATGGGTGATGCAATTGAGAATATATATTATAAGTCGGAAACAACATTGCCTTTTAAAGCTGATTTAGGACAAGAAAATGGTTTTATCAAAGGTGGTAGCTCTGATAATATTGCTCAAGAATATGGATTGAAATTCCATGTAGACTGGCTGAAAGGACAGAAAACCGGATTCTTTGTTGACCAAAGGGAAAACCGTGCTTTGTTAGAGAGGTATGCAAAAGACCGTTCTGTGCTCAATATGTTTTGCTATACAGGTGGTTTTTCTTTTTATGCAATGCGTGGAGGCGCCAATCTGGTTCATTCAGTAGATAGTTCTGCTAAAGCAATTGACTTGACTAATAAAAATGTTGAACTGAATTTCCCTGGAGATGCTCGTCATACAGCTTATGCAGAAGATGCGTTTAAGTATCTGGATAGAATGGGAGATCAGTACGATTTGATTATTCTCGACCCTCCGGCTTTTGCAAAACACAGAGCTGCGCTTCATAATGCTTTGCAAGGATACAAGAAATTAAATGCTAAAGCTTTCGAGAAGATTAAACCGGGCGGCATATTGTTTACATTCTCTTGTTCGCAGGTTGTAACAAAAGACAATTTCCGTACAGCGGTGTTTACAGCGGCGGCAATGTCAGGTAGAAGTGTGAGGATTTTACATCAACTAACTCAGCCTGCAGATCATCCGGTAAATATTTATCACCCTGAGGGAGAATATCTGAAAGGGTTAGTATTATATGTGGAATAA
- a CDS encoding DUF5063 domain-containing protein, whose amino-acid sequence MENNHQVIFSRDVVEFVTVAAELCAYLERAESAKRSSFVDTTLKILPLLYLKASLLPECEMVGDEAPETYVTEEIYELMRMNVAYVLREKDDYLEVFLPEMAYSDTPIKKCISEDLADIYQDLKDFIFVFQLGYNETMHDSLAICKEHFALYWGQKLVNTLRALHDVKYNADNKDEAEDEIDDDEKLNEVL is encoded by the coding sequence ATGGAAAATAATCATCAAGTGATATTCAGCAGAGATGTTGTAGAATTTGTAACAGTGGCAGCTGAACTTTGTGCTTATCTGGAACGTGCGGAAAGTGCAAAGCGAAGTTCTTTTGTTGATACCACCCTAAAAATATTGCCATTGCTTTATCTTAAAGCGTCATTATTGCCCGAATGTGAAATGGTTGGAGATGAAGCTCCGGAGACATATGTTACTGAGGAGATTTATGAATTGATGCGTATGAATGTAGCTTATGTATTAAGGGAAAAGGATGACTATCTTGAAGTCTTTCTTCCTGAAATGGCTTATAGCGACACTCCGATAAAAAAATGCATTTCAGAGGATTTAGCTGATATTTATCAAGACTTGAAGGATTTTATTTTTGTTTTTCAATTGGGATATAATGAAACAATGCATGATTCATTGGCTATTTGCAAAGAACATTTTGCTTTATATTGGGGACAAAAACTAGTTAATACTTTGAGAGCCTTGCACGATGTGAAGTATAATGCTGATAATAAAGATGAAGCTGAAGACGAAATTGATGATGATGAAAAGTTGAACGAAGTATTATGA
- a CDS encoding 3'-5' exonuclease → MIVKRTITKDDISEMPKAIFEGKIIMICTEKDAERAIEFLNKYAVLGIDSETKPSFVKGKSHKVSLLQVATDTHCFLFRLNLIGIPKVLIDLLENPSIVKVGLSLKDDFLALHRRVSFKQQNCIELQEFVKPFGIQDKSLQKIYAILFGQKISKSQRLSNWEAETLSPSQQLYAATDAWTCLKIYTLLQELHQTGDYVKEEIVEPVIEEKEKEK, encoded by the coding sequence ATGATTGTAAAAAGAACTATAACAAAAGACGATATATCAGAAATGCCGAAAGCAATTTTCGAAGGCAAAATTATAATGATTTGTACTGAAAAAGATGCTGAACGTGCTATTGAATTTTTAAATAAGTATGCTGTACTGGGAATTGACAGCGAAACAAAGCCGTCTTTTGTTAAGGGGAAATCACATAAAGTCTCTTTGCTGCAGGTTGCTACAGATACTCATTGCTTCCTGTTTCGCTTAAACCTGATAGGAATACCTAAAGTTCTGATTGATTTGCTGGAGAATCCTTCGATTGTAAAAGTAGGACTCTCGTTGAAGGACGATTTTCTGGCTTTGCATCGCAGAGTCTCTTTTAAACAGCAAAATTGTATAGAGTTGCAGGAATTTGTTAAACCATTCGGTATTCAGGATAAAAGTCTGCAAAAAATATATGCTATCCTTTTTGGTCAGAAAATATCTAAATCGCAACGCCTGTCTAATTGGGAGGCCGAAACATTAAGTCCGTCACAGCAATTGTATGCTGCTACAGACGCATGGACATGTTTGAAGATTTATACTTTGTTGCAAGAGTTGCATCAAACGGGCGATTATGTAAAAGAGGAAATAGTAGAACCGGTAATTGAAGAAAAAGAAAAAGAAAAATAA
- a CDS encoding bifunctional nuclease family protein, whose protein sequence is MDNKVELRVLNISNSQLQANAFALVLEEVNGPRQLPVIIGSIEAQAIALKLKGLTTPRPFTHDLFVTFAEYLQTKLIQVFIYKAKDGIFYSYLYFEKEDGESFKVDSRTSDAVALALRFSCLIYTTEEILSAEGYIPEVEDEKDESEMYCETIESLKESLLQAIKDEDYELASELRDEIKRIEEEEKRLDQ, encoded by the coding sequence GTGGATAATAAAGTAGAACTTCGGGTATTAAATATTTCCAACAGTCAGTTACAGGCAAATGCTTTCGCCTTAGTTTTAGAAGAAGTAAACGGGCCCCGTCAGTTGCCTGTTATTATTGGTTCTATCGAAGCACAAGCAATTGCTCTTAAGTTGAAGGGACTTACAACTCCTCGTCCTTTTACTCACGATTTATTTGTAACCTTTGCTGAATATCTTCAGACAAAACTCATACAGGTTTTTATTTATAAGGCTAAAGATGGAATATTCTATTCTTACCTTTATTTTGAAAAGGAAGATGGAGAATCGTTTAAGGTAGATTCCAGAACATCCGATGCTGTTGCATTGGCTCTTCGTTTTAGCTGTCTTATATATACAACTGAAGAAATTCTTAGTGCTGAAGGATATATTCCGGAAGTAGAAGACGAAAAAGATGAATCAGAAATGTATTGTGAAACAATTGAATCATTAAAAGAATCTCTTTTACAGGCTATTAAGGATGAGGATTATGAACTGGCTTCTGAACTACGTGATGAAATAAAGCGAATAGAAGAGGAGGAAAAACGTTTAGATCAATAA
- a CDS encoding DUF4836 family protein yields the protein MNKTKFFFRLSVLLIAVLILGSCSKGKEYTRVIPSNASLVVSFDIQSIIKKSGLMDNKESIMKNLTASLNNEKLAKMVQNPSEAGLSLENKAYFFVTSKDEPAVLFKVSDEDKLEDAFGLMQNEGICDAIERNGDFSTVILRGYGICAFDESTLLVIETSNARSLPVKEQVEKMMHTTEGVSIASNKGFQKMIEKKSDIGLYGSFASLPQLTSMSMSLGLPEDADMRQMMVLAQINFENGKVTMEGEYYTDNESLKTYIKKQAEMGGKINHTFLKRIPASSLAYLSMNVKGDKLYDMLMSGTEFKNMVRDSRLTPGFDLKKSVNSLKGDVAIAVTNVSANGTPSLLAYAEVSDPSAAGIVYAFKKDFDEVGLTVASSGKNEYVVKSAMLPTPIRFGVRGNYFYLTNDDNLYKNIGKDVANSLANAKYENIKSDAKGYFVLDMDNVMKLPMVSNAFGRFGSQGNMVQSILAGFSYAEAYNKDDQKSVVNIYFKNKNENVLKQLITGLKKVLG from the coding sequence ATGAATAAAACAAAATTCTTTTTCCGCTTATCTGTGCTGTTGATTGCAGTACTGATACTGGGCTCTTGTTCTAAAGGTAAAGAGTATACAAGAGTTATTCCTTCTAATGCTTCACTGGTTGTATCATTTGATATTCAGTCAATCATTAAGAAAAGTGGCTTGATGGATAATAAGGAATCTATAATGAAGAATCTTACGGCCTCTTTGAATAATGAAAAGCTGGCAAAGATGGTTCAAAATCCTTCCGAGGCCGGTTTATCCCTCGAGAATAAAGCCTATTTTTTTGTTACGTCAAAAGATGAGCCTGCTGTATTGTTTAAAGTGTCCGATGAAGATAAACTTGAAGATGCTTTCGGACTGATGCAGAATGAAGGAATCTGTGATGCTATTGAGAGAAACGGTGATTTCTCAACTGTAATACTTCGTGGATATGGTATTTGTGCATTCGATGAAAGTACTTTGCTTGTAATAGAGACTAGTAATGCTCGCTCATTGCCGGTGAAAGAACAGGTTGAGAAAATGATGCACACCACTGAAGGAGTAAGCATTGCTTCAAATAAGGGCTTCCAAAAGATGATTGAGAAGAAAAGTGATATCGGATTATATGGTTCTTTTGCTTCACTACCTCAGCTTACATCTATGTCAATGAGTCTGGGACTTCCCGAAGATGCTGACATGCGCCAAATGATGGTGCTTGCCCAAATTAATTTCGAGAATGGAAAGGTTACAATGGAAGGTGAGTATTATACAGACAATGAATCTTTAAAAACATACATTAAGAAGCAAGCCGAGATGGGTGGAAAGATTAACCATACTTTCCTTAAACGTATTCCTGCATCCTCATTGGCTTACCTTTCCATGAATGTAAAAGGTGATAAGCTTTATGACATGTTAATGAGTGGTACCGAGTTTAAGAATATGGTTAGAGACTCTCGTCTAACTCCCGGATTCGATTTGAAGAAGAGCGTAAACTCATTAAAAGGTGATGTTGCTATTGCTGTAACAAATGTTAGTGCAAATGGAACTCCTTCTTTATTGGCTTATGCCGAGGTTAGTGACCCTTCGGCTGCAGGAATTGTTTACGCATTTAAAAAAGATTTCGACGAAGTTGGTCTGACTGTTGCTTCTTCTGGAAAAAATGAATATGTGGTAAAGAGTGCCATGCTTCCTACTCCAATCCGTTTTGGAGTAAGAGGTAATTATTTCTATCTCACCAACGATGATAATCTCTATAAGAATATAGGTAAGGACGTTGCAAATTCGCTTGCAAATGCTAAGTATGAAAATATAAAGAGTGATGCAAAGGGTTACTTCGTTCTGGATATGGATAATGTAATGAAACTGCCAATGGTGAGCAATGCATTTGGACGTTTCGGATCACAAGGAAATATGGTTCAATCTATCCTTGCCGGATTCTCTTATGCTGAAGCATATAACAAAGACGATCAAAAGAGTGTGGTTAATATCTATTTTAAGAATAAAAATGAAAATGTTCTGAAGCAACTTATCACAGGATTAAAGAAAGTGCTTGGATAG